The following proteins come from a genomic window of Sander vitreus isolate 19-12246 chromosome 14, sanVit1, whole genome shotgun sequence:
- the tert gene encoding telomerase reverse transcriptase isoform X2: MSATDMNHTLDILRSLYPHIQTLEEFANSVVFREGQRAVLIEQSDTNRFKSFVRGVFVCFDKELQQVPSCNQICTLPELLAFILNTLKRKRKKNILAHGYNFLSLAQEDRDADHFKFQGDVTQSAAYIHGSDLWKKVTMRLGTDLTRYMLESCSVFVAVPPSCVFQVCGAPVYDRISMTTSSTGFCVQPRSRTHNGARFGRNRGAVTLKRRQEVENPTISKTRNRRGVRVKERKRKRETGLKDEEEMMTCLGKRRRVGQQEPTHEMQQVCYETVEEEQPMSVEQTLSTKSLENATTGSKQPVEMQPTIISLEGGPSWRSGISPPLPPSQCFIRTLGFMYGGRGMRGFLLNRKKKSADGCRRLQGKDLVRTVFFEGLAYLNGLERKPKKLPRRFFNMVPLFSQLLRQHRRCPYSKILQRMCPVGQERDAEQGELSFLAQHCAPHRVYLFVRECLSTVIPQELWGSNHNRLLFFFRVRGFLRSGKFERLSLAELMWKIKVNDCDWLKISKTGRFPPSELSYRTQILGQFLAWLLDGYVVGLVRACFYVTESVGQKNVVRFYRQEVWAKLQDIAFRGHLSKGQMEELTPAQVASLPKATVISRLRFIPKTDSMRPITRIIGADPKTRLYRGRVRDLLDMLRACVRSTPSLLGSTVWGMTDIHKVLRSFAPAQKDKLQPLYFVKVDVSGAYESLPHDRLIEVISQALSPVHEELFTIRRYAKIWADTHEGLKKSFLRQADLLEDNMGSTNMKGFVTSLQKRGKVHHAILVEQHFCSDLHGREALQFFTQMLTGSVVQFGKKTYRQCRGIPQGSVVSSLLCCLCYGHMENTLFKDITAKKGCLMRLVDDFLLITPDLQEAQRFLKTLLAGVPQYGLVVNPQKVAVNFQVSGNMGSCPGIRVLSPHCLFPWCGLLLDTHSLDVYKDYSSYAGLSLRYSLTLGSIHSAGRQMRRKLMAVLRLKCHALFLDLKTNSLEAVYKNIYKLVLLHACRFHVCAQSLPFGQTVAKNPVYFLQMILDMAEYANQLIRLSNKGLILGNKAQTGIMQYEAVELLFCLSFLLVLSQHRPLYKDLLPNLHKRMYPQETHTQQ; this comes from the exons ATGTCTGCGACTGATATGAACCATACGCTCGACATTCTAAGGTCACTGTATCCGCACATACAGACACTGGAGGAGTTTGCGAACAGCGTCGTGTTCAGAGAAGGGCAGAGAGCAGTGCTCATTGAACAGTCCGACACAAACCGCTTCAAATCCTTCGTCCGGGGTGTTTTTGTATGCTTTGACAAGGAACTACAGCAAGTGCCAAGCTGCAACCAG ATCTGCACTCTACCTGAACTGCTGGCCTTTATCCTGAACactctaaaaagaaaaagaaaaaaaaacatcttggcACACGGCTACAATTTTCTGTCCCTAGCTCAGGAGGACCGGGATGCAGACCACTTCAAATTCCAAGGAGATGTAACTCAAAGTGCTGCCTACATCCATGGCAGTGACCTGTGGAAGAAAGTCACAATGCGCCTCGGCACAGACCTCACACGGTACATGCTGGAGAGCTGCTCTGTGTTTGTGGCAGTCCCTCCTTCGTGTGTTTTCCAGGTGTGCGGCGCTCCTGTCTATGACAGGATATCCATGACTACTTCCTCCACTGGGTTTTGTGTCCAGCCTCGGTCTAGGACACATAACGGTGCTCGGTTCGGAAGGAATCGAGGTGCAGTGACGTTGAAAAGGAGACAGGAAGTTGAGAATCCTACTATCAGCAAAACAAGAAACAGAAGGGGTGTAAGAGTGAAGGAGCggaaaaggaaaagagaaacTGGTCTGAAGGATGAGGAGGAAATGATGACTTGTTTAGGAAAGAGGAGACGGGTAGGACAGCAAGAGCCCACACATGAAATGCAACAGGTTTGCTATGAAACAGTGGAGGAAGAGCAGCCCATGTCTGTGGAACAAACACTATCTACAAAGTCTTTGGAAAATGCCACTACTGGTTCCAAACAGCCTGTTGAAATGCAACCAACCATAATTTCCTTGGAGGGAGGACCCAGTTGGAGATCGGGGATTTCCCCCCCTTTGCCTCCCTCGCAATGCTTTATCCGCACACTGGGATTCATGTATGGGGGAAGGGGCATGCGTGGCTTCCTTCTcaacagaaagaagaagagtGCCGATGGATGCAGAAGGCTACAAGGGAAAGATTTGGTACGAACAGTCTTCTTTGAGGGATTGGCGTATCTAAACGGGCTGGAGAGGAAGCCAAAGAAACTCCCTCGGCGCTTCTTTAACATGGTCCCCCTGTTCAGTCAGCTGTTGCGGCAACACAGGAGATGTCCCTACAGCAAAATACTGCAGAGGATGTGCCCAGTGGGGCAGGAGAGAGATGCAGAACAAGGGGAACTAAGCTTCCTCGCTCAACACTGTGCGCCTCACCGGGTCTACCTGTTCGTCAGGGAATGCCTCTCCACTGTGATCCCTCAGGAGCTATGGGGCTCCAACCACAACcgacttcttttctttttcagggTCAGGGGCTTCTTGCGCAGTGGCAAGTTTGAGAGGCTTTCACTGGCTGAACTGATGTGGAAGATAAAGGTGAacgactgtgattggctgaAGATCAGTAAAACAG GCAGGTTCCCGCCCAGTGAGCTCTCATACCGGACACAGATCCTGGGTCAGTTCCTGGCTTGGCTTCTGGACGGCTATGTTGTAGGCCTGGTTCGAGCCTGTTTCTATGTCACTGAGAGTGTGGGCCAGAAGAACGTTGTCAGGTTCTACAGACAGGAAGTCTGGGCAAAACTGCAGGACATAGCCTTCAg AGGTCACCTCTCCAAAGGCCAGATGGAGGAGTTGACTCCGGCTCAGGTGGCATCCCTCCCCAAAGCCACCGTCATCTCGCGCCTTCGCTTCATTCCCAAGACTGATAGCATGAGGCCTATCACACGCATCATAGGGGCAGATCCCAAAACCAGG CTCTACCGAGGGCGTGTCAGGGACTTGCTGGACATGCTGCGGGCCTGTGTGCGCTCCACTCCGTCCCTCCTGGGCTCCACAGTGTGGGGGATGACAGATATCCACAAGGTGTTGCGCTCCTTCGCTCCAGCCCAGAAGGACAAGCTACAACCCCTCTACTTTGTTAAG GTGGATGTGAGCGGAGCCTATGAGAGTCTGCCTCATGACAGACTCATTGAAGTGATTAGCCAGGCTCTGTCACCTGTCCATGAAGAACTCTTTACCATCCGGCGCTATGCCAAGATCTGGGCTGATACCCACGAGGGCCTGAAAAAGTCCTTTTTGAGACAG GCAGATTTACTGGAGGATAACATGGGATCCACCAACATGAAAGGCTTTGTGACGTCACTGcagaaaagaggaaaagttCATCACGCCATACTGGTAGAGCAG caTTTCTGCTCAGATCTTCATGGCAGAGAGGCGTTGCAGTTCTTCACGCAAATGCTCACTGGCAGCGTTGTTCAGTTTGGCAAGAA AACATACCGTCAGTGCCGAGGGATTCCTCAGGGGTCGGTTGTGTCCAGTCTGCTCTGCTGTCTCTGCTACGGTCACATGGAGAATACCCTGTTCAAAGACATAACTGCAAAGAAAGG ATGTTTGATGAGACTGGTGGATGACTTCCTTCTGATCACCCCTGACTTACAGGAAGCACAACGCTTTCTCaa GACCCTGCTGGCCGGGGTACCACAGTATGGTCTGGTGGTCAACCCGCAGAAGGTGGCGGTCAACTTTCAGGTGTCTGGAAACATGGGCTCCTGTCCCGGCATTCGAGTGCTGTCCCCTCACTGCCTCTTTCCCTGGTGTGGACTGTTGCTGGACACGCACTCACTGGACGTCTACAAAGACTATTCTAG CTACGCAGGCCTGTCTTTGCGCTACAGCCTGACTTTGGGCTCGATCCACTCAGCTGGACGGCAAATGAGGAGGAAACTGATGGCTGTCCTCAGACTCAAGTGCCATGCCTTGTTCTTGGACCTGAAG ACCAATTCTCTTGAGGCAGTCTACAAGAACATCTACAAGCTGGTGCTGCTTCATGCATGCAG GTTCCATGTGTGTGCCCAGAGTTTGCCCTTTGGTCAGACAGTTGCTAAGAACCCCGTCTACTTTCTGCAGATGATATTGGATATGGCCGAATACGCCAATCAGCTCATCAGGCTCAGCAACAAAG GACTGATTTTAGGCAACAAGGCCCAGACTGGCATTATGCAGTATGAAGCAGTGGAGCtgcttttctgtctttccttcttGCTTGTGCTGTCACAACACCGTCCTCTCTACAAGGATCTGCTCCCAAACCTGCACAAACGTATGTACCCTcaggaaacacatacacaacaatag
- the tert gene encoding telomerase reverse transcriptase isoform X1 has product MSATDMNHTLDILRSLYPHIQTLEEFANSVVFREGQRAVLIEQSDTNRFKSFVRGVFVCFDKELQQVPSCNQICTLPELLAFILNTLKRKRKKNILAHGYNFLSLAQEDRDADHFKFQGDVTQSAAYIHGSDLWKKVTMRLGTDLTRYMLESCSVFVAVPPSCVFQVCGAPVYDRISMTTSSTGFCVQPRSRTHNGARFGRNRGAVTLKRRQEVENPTISKTRNRRGVRVKERKRKRETGLKDEEEMMTCLGKRRRVGQQEPTHEMQQVCYETVEEEQPMSVEQTLSTKSLENATTGSKQPVEMQPTIISLEGGPSWRSGISPPLPPSQCFIRTLGFMYGGRGMRGFLLNRKKKSADGCRRLQGKDLVRTVFFEGLAYLNGLERKPKKLPRRFFNMVPLFSQLLRQHRRCPYSKILQRMCPVGQERDAEQGELSFLAQHCAPHRVYLFVRECLSTVIPQELWGSNHNRLLFFFRVRGFLRSGKFERLSLAELMWKIKVNDCDWLKISKTGRFPPSELSYRTQILGQFLAWLLDGYVVGLVRACFYVTESVGQKNVVRFYRQEVWAKLQDIAFRGHLSKGQMEELTPAQVASLPKATVISRLRFIPKTDSMRPITRIIGADPKTRLYRGRVRDLLDMLRACVRSTPSLLGSTVWGMTDIHKVLRSFAPAQKDKLQPLYFVKVDVSGAYESLPHDRLIEVISQALSPVHEELFTIRRYAKIWADTHEGLKKSFLRQADLLEDNMGSTNMKGFVTSLQKRGKVHHAILVEQHFCSDLHGREALQFFTQMLTGSVVQFGKKTYRQCRGIPQGSVVSSLLCCLCYGHMENTLFKDITAKKGCLMRLVDDFLLITPDLQEAQRFLKTLLAGVPQYGLVVNPQKVAVNFQVSGNMGSCPGIRVLSPHCLFPWCGLLLDTHSLDVYKDYSSYAGLSLRYSLTLGSIHSAGRQMRRKLMAVLRLKCHALFLDLKTNSLEAVYKNIYKLVLLHACRFHVCAQSLPFGQTVAKNPVYFLQMILDMAEYANQLIRLSNKGLILGNKAQTGIMQYEAVELLFCLSFLLVLSQHRPLYKDLLPNLHKRKRSLERRLGDLRLARVRQATNPRTPVDFLAIQM; this is encoded by the exons ATGTCTGCGACTGATATGAACCATACGCTCGACATTCTAAGGTCACTGTATCCGCACATACAGACACTGGAGGAGTTTGCGAACAGCGTCGTGTTCAGAGAAGGGCAGAGAGCAGTGCTCATTGAACAGTCCGACACAAACCGCTTCAAATCCTTCGTCCGGGGTGTTTTTGTATGCTTTGACAAGGAACTACAGCAAGTGCCAAGCTGCAACCAG ATCTGCACTCTACCTGAACTGCTGGCCTTTATCCTGAACactctaaaaagaaaaagaaaaaaaaacatcttggcACACGGCTACAATTTTCTGTCCCTAGCTCAGGAGGACCGGGATGCAGACCACTTCAAATTCCAAGGAGATGTAACTCAAAGTGCTGCCTACATCCATGGCAGTGACCTGTGGAAGAAAGTCACAATGCGCCTCGGCACAGACCTCACACGGTACATGCTGGAGAGCTGCTCTGTGTTTGTGGCAGTCCCTCCTTCGTGTGTTTTCCAGGTGTGCGGCGCTCCTGTCTATGACAGGATATCCATGACTACTTCCTCCACTGGGTTTTGTGTCCAGCCTCGGTCTAGGACACATAACGGTGCTCGGTTCGGAAGGAATCGAGGTGCAGTGACGTTGAAAAGGAGACAGGAAGTTGAGAATCCTACTATCAGCAAAACAAGAAACAGAAGGGGTGTAAGAGTGAAGGAGCggaaaaggaaaagagaaacTGGTCTGAAGGATGAGGAGGAAATGATGACTTGTTTAGGAAAGAGGAGACGGGTAGGACAGCAAGAGCCCACACATGAAATGCAACAGGTTTGCTATGAAACAGTGGAGGAAGAGCAGCCCATGTCTGTGGAACAAACACTATCTACAAAGTCTTTGGAAAATGCCACTACTGGTTCCAAACAGCCTGTTGAAATGCAACCAACCATAATTTCCTTGGAGGGAGGACCCAGTTGGAGATCGGGGATTTCCCCCCCTTTGCCTCCCTCGCAATGCTTTATCCGCACACTGGGATTCATGTATGGGGGAAGGGGCATGCGTGGCTTCCTTCTcaacagaaagaagaagagtGCCGATGGATGCAGAAGGCTACAAGGGAAAGATTTGGTACGAACAGTCTTCTTTGAGGGATTGGCGTATCTAAACGGGCTGGAGAGGAAGCCAAAGAAACTCCCTCGGCGCTTCTTTAACATGGTCCCCCTGTTCAGTCAGCTGTTGCGGCAACACAGGAGATGTCCCTACAGCAAAATACTGCAGAGGATGTGCCCAGTGGGGCAGGAGAGAGATGCAGAACAAGGGGAACTAAGCTTCCTCGCTCAACACTGTGCGCCTCACCGGGTCTACCTGTTCGTCAGGGAATGCCTCTCCACTGTGATCCCTCAGGAGCTATGGGGCTCCAACCACAACcgacttcttttctttttcagggTCAGGGGCTTCTTGCGCAGTGGCAAGTTTGAGAGGCTTTCACTGGCTGAACTGATGTGGAAGATAAAGGTGAacgactgtgattggctgaAGATCAGTAAAACAG GCAGGTTCCCGCCCAGTGAGCTCTCATACCGGACACAGATCCTGGGTCAGTTCCTGGCTTGGCTTCTGGACGGCTATGTTGTAGGCCTGGTTCGAGCCTGTTTCTATGTCACTGAGAGTGTGGGCCAGAAGAACGTTGTCAGGTTCTACAGACAGGAAGTCTGGGCAAAACTGCAGGACATAGCCTTCAg AGGTCACCTCTCCAAAGGCCAGATGGAGGAGTTGACTCCGGCTCAGGTGGCATCCCTCCCCAAAGCCACCGTCATCTCGCGCCTTCGCTTCATTCCCAAGACTGATAGCATGAGGCCTATCACACGCATCATAGGGGCAGATCCCAAAACCAGG CTCTACCGAGGGCGTGTCAGGGACTTGCTGGACATGCTGCGGGCCTGTGTGCGCTCCACTCCGTCCCTCCTGGGCTCCACAGTGTGGGGGATGACAGATATCCACAAGGTGTTGCGCTCCTTCGCTCCAGCCCAGAAGGACAAGCTACAACCCCTCTACTTTGTTAAG GTGGATGTGAGCGGAGCCTATGAGAGTCTGCCTCATGACAGACTCATTGAAGTGATTAGCCAGGCTCTGTCACCTGTCCATGAAGAACTCTTTACCATCCGGCGCTATGCCAAGATCTGGGCTGATACCCACGAGGGCCTGAAAAAGTCCTTTTTGAGACAG GCAGATTTACTGGAGGATAACATGGGATCCACCAACATGAAAGGCTTTGTGACGTCACTGcagaaaagaggaaaagttCATCACGCCATACTGGTAGAGCAG caTTTCTGCTCAGATCTTCATGGCAGAGAGGCGTTGCAGTTCTTCACGCAAATGCTCACTGGCAGCGTTGTTCAGTTTGGCAAGAA AACATACCGTCAGTGCCGAGGGATTCCTCAGGGGTCGGTTGTGTCCAGTCTGCTCTGCTGTCTCTGCTACGGTCACATGGAGAATACCCTGTTCAAAGACATAACTGCAAAGAAAGG ATGTTTGATGAGACTGGTGGATGACTTCCTTCTGATCACCCCTGACTTACAGGAAGCACAACGCTTTCTCaa GACCCTGCTGGCCGGGGTACCACAGTATGGTCTGGTGGTCAACCCGCAGAAGGTGGCGGTCAACTTTCAGGTGTCTGGAAACATGGGCTCCTGTCCCGGCATTCGAGTGCTGTCCCCTCACTGCCTCTTTCCCTGGTGTGGACTGTTGCTGGACACGCACTCACTGGACGTCTACAAAGACTATTCTAG CTACGCAGGCCTGTCTTTGCGCTACAGCCTGACTTTGGGCTCGATCCACTCAGCTGGACGGCAAATGAGGAGGAAACTGATGGCTGTCCTCAGACTCAAGTGCCATGCCTTGTTCTTGGACCTGAAG ACCAATTCTCTTGAGGCAGTCTACAAGAACATCTACAAGCTGGTGCTGCTTCATGCATGCAG GTTCCATGTGTGTGCCCAGAGTTTGCCCTTTGGTCAGACAGTTGCTAAGAACCCCGTCTACTTTCTGCAGATGATATTGGATATGGCCGAATACGCCAATCAGCTCATCAGGCTCAGCAACAAAG GACTGATTTTAGGCAACAAGGCCCAGACTGGCATTATGCAGTATGAAGCAGTGGAGCtgcttttctgtctttccttcttGCTTGTGCTGTCACAACACCGTCCTCTCTACAAGGATCTGCTCCCAAACCTGCACAAAC GGAAGCGCAGTCTAGAGCGACGTCTGGGGGATCTGAGGCTGGCCAGGGTTCGACAGGCCACTAACCCCAGGACACCAGTCGACTTCCTGGCCATCCAGATGTAG
- the tert gene encoding telomerase reverse transcriptase isoform X3 gives MSATDMNHTLDILRSLYPHIQTLEEFANSVVFREGQRAVLIEQSDTNRFKSFVRGVFVCFDKELQQVPSCNQICTLPELLAFILNTLKRKRKKNILAHGYNFLSLAQEDRDADHFKFQGDVTQSAAYIHGSDLWKKVTMRLGTDLTRYMLESCSVFVAVPPSCVFQVCGAPVYDRISMTTSSTGFCVQPRSRTHNGARFGRNRGAVTLKRRQEVENPTISKTRNRRGVRVKERKRKRETGLKDEEEMMTCLGKRRRVGQQEPTHEMQQVCYETVEEEQPMSVEQTLSTKSLENATTGSKQPVEMQPTIISLEGGPSWRSGISPPLPPSQCFIRTLGFMYGGRGMRGFLLNRKKKSADGCRRLQGKDLVRTVFFEGLAYLNGLERKPKKLPRRFFNMVPLFSQLLRQHRRCPYSKILQRMCPVGQERDAEQGELSFLAQHCAPHRVYLFVRECLSTVIPQELWGSNHNRLLFFFRVRGFLRSGKFERLSLAELMWKIKVNDCDWLKISKTGRFPPSELSYRTQILGQFLAWLLDGYVVGLVRACFYVTESVGQKNVVRFYRQEVWAKLQDIAFRGHLSKGQMEELTPAQVASLPKATVISRLRFIPKTDSMRPITRIIGADPKTRLYRGRVRDLLDMLRACVRSTPSLLGSTVWGMTDIHKVLRSFAPAQKDKLQPLYFVKVDVSGAYESLPHDRLIEVISQALSPVHEELFTIRRYAKIWADTHEGLKKSFLRQADLLEDNMGSTNMKGFVTSLQKRGKVHHAILVEQHFCSDLHGREALQFFTQMLTGSVVQFGKKTYRQCRGIPQGSVVSSLLCCLCYGHMENTLFKDITAKKGCLMRLVDDFLLITPDLQEAQRFLKTLLAGVPQYGLVVNPQKVAVNFQVSGNMGSCPGIRVLSPHCLFPWCGLLLDTHSLDVYKDYSSYAGLSLRYSLTLGSIHSAGRQMRRKLMAVLRLKCHALFLDLKTNSLEAVYKNIYKLVLLHACRFHVCAQSLPFGQTVAKNPVYFLQMILDMAEYANQLIRLSNKGLILGNKAQTGIMQYEAVELLFCLSFLLVLSQHRPLYKDLLPNLHKPSLSNHTLAAV, from the exons ATGTCTGCGACTGATATGAACCATACGCTCGACATTCTAAGGTCACTGTATCCGCACATACAGACACTGGAGGAGTTTGCGAACAGCGTCGTGTTCAGAGAAGGGCAGAGAGCAGTGCTCATTGAACAGTCCGACACAAACCGCTTCAAATCCTTCGTCCGGGGTGTTTTTGTATGCTTTGACAAGGAACTACAGCAAGTGCCAAGCTGCAACCAG ATCTGCACTCTACCTGAACTGCTGGCCTTTATCCTGAACactctaaaaagaaaaagaaaaaaaaacatcttggcACACGGCTACAATTTTCTGTCCCTAGCTCAGGAGGACCGGGATGCAGACCACTTCAAATTCCAAGGAGATGTAACTCAAAGTGCTGCCTACATCCATGGCAGTGACCTGTGGAAGAAAGTCACAATGCGCCTCGGCACAGACCTCACACGGTACATGCTGGAGAGCTGCTCTGTGTTTGTGGCAGTCCCTCCTTCGTGTGTTTTCCAGGTGTGCGGCGCTCCTGTCTATGACAGGATATCCATGACTACTTCCTCCACTGGGTTTTGTGTCCAGCCTCGGTCTAGGACACATAACGGTGCTCGGTTCGGAAGGAATCGAGGTGCAGTGACGTTGAAAAGGAGACAGGAAGTTGAGAATCCTACTATCAGCAAAACAAGAAACAGAAGGGGTGTAAGAGTGAAGGAGCggaaaaggaaaagagaaacTGGTCTGAAGGATGAGGAGGAAATGATGACTTGTTTAGGAAAGAGGAGACGGGTAGGACAGCAAGAGCCCACACATGAAATGCAACAGGTTTGCTATGAAACAGTGGAGGAAGAGCAGCCCATGTCTGTGGAACAAACACTATCTACAAAGTCTTTGGAAAATGCCACTACTGGTTCCAAACAGCCTGTTGAAATGCAACCAACCATAATTTCCTTGGAGGGAGGACCCAGTTGGAGATCGGGGATTTCCCCCCCTTTGCCTCCCTCGCAATGCTTTATCCGCACACTGGGATTCATGTATGGGGGAAGGGGCATGCGTGGCTTCCTTCTcaacagaaagaagaagagtGCCGATGGATGCAGAAGGCTACAAGGGAAAGATTTGGTACGAACAGTCTTCTTTGAGGGATTGGCGTATCTAAACGGGCTGGAGAGGAAGCCAAAGAAACTCCCTCGGCGCTTCTTTAACATGGTCCCCCTGTTCAGTCAGCTGTTGCGGCAACACAGGAGATGTCCCTACAGCAAAATACTGCAGAGGATGTGCCCAGTGGGGCAGGAGAGAGATGCAGAACAAGGGGAACTAAGCTTCCTCGCTCAACACTGTGCGCCTCACCGGGTCTACCTGTTCGTCAGGGAATGCCTCTCCACTGTGATCCCTCAGGAGCTATGGGGCTCCAACCACAACcgacttcttttctttttcagggTCAGGGGCTTCTTGCGCAGTGGCAAGTTTGAGAGGCTTTCACTGGCTGAACTGATGTGGAAGATAAAGGTGAacgactgtgattggctgaAGATCAGTAAAACAG GCAGGTTCCCGCCCAGTGAGCTCTCATACCGGACACAGATCCTGGGTCAGTTCCTGGCTTGGCTTCTGGACGGCTATGTTGTAGGCCTGGTTCGAGCCTGTTTCTATGTCACTGAGAGTGTGGGCCAGAAGAACGTTGTCAGGTTCTACAGACAGGAAGTCTGGGCAAAACTGCAGGACATAGCCTTCAg AGGTCACCTCTCCAAAGGCCAGATGGAGGAGTTGACTCCGGCTCAGGTGGCATCCCTCCCCAAAGCCACCGTCATCTCGCGCCTTCGCTTCATTCCCAAGACTGATAGCATGAGGCCTATCACACGCATCATAGGGGCAGATCCCAAAACCAGG CTCTACCGAGGGCGTGTCAGGGACTTGCTGGACATGCTGCGGGCCTGTGTGCGCTCCACTCCGTCCCTCCTGGGCTCCACAGTGTGGGGGATGACAGATATCCACAAGGTGTTGCGCTCCTTCGCTCCAGCCCAGAAGGACAAGCTACAACCCCTCTACTTTGTTAAG GTGGATGTGAGCGGAGCCTATGAGAGTCTGCCTCATGACAGACTCATTGAAGTGATTAGCCAGGCTCTGTCACCTGTCCATGAAGAACTCTTTACCATCCGGCGCTATGCCAAGATCTGGGCTGATACCCACGAGGGCCTGAAAAAGTCCTTTTTGAGACAG GCAGATTTACTGGAGGATAACATGGGATCCACCAACATGAAAGGCTTTGTGACGTCACTGcagaaaagaggaaaagttCATCACGCCATACTGGTAGAGCAG caTTTCTGCTCAGATCTTCATGGCAGAGAGGCGTTGCAGTTCTTCACGCAAATGCTCACTGGCAGCGTTGTTCAGTTTGGCAAGAA AACATACCGTCAGTGCCGAGGGATTCCTCAGGGGTCGGTTGTGTCCAGTCTGCTCTGCTGTCTCTGCTACGGTCACATGGAGAATACCCTGTTCAAAGACATAACTGCAAAGAAAGG ATGTTTGATGAGACTGGTGGATGACTTCCTTCTGATCACCCCTGACTTACAGGAAGCACAACGCTTTCTCaa GACCCTGCTGGCCGGGGTACCACAGTATGGTCTGGTGGTCAACCCGCAGAAGGTGGCGGTCAACTTTCAGGTGTCTGGAAACATGGGCTCCTGTCCCGGCATTCGAGTGCTGTCCCCTCACTGCCTCTTTCCCTGGTGTGGACTGTTGCTGGACACGCACTCACTGGACGTCTACAAAGACTATTCTAG CTACGCAGGCCTGTCTTTGCGCTACAGCCTGACTTTGGGCTCGATCCACTCAGCTGGACGGCAAATGAGGAGGAAACTGATGGCTGTCCTCAGACTCAAGTGCCATGCCTTGTTCTTGGACCTGAAG ACCAATTCTCTTGAGGCAGTCTACAAGAACATCTACAAGCTGGTGCTGCTTCATGCATGCAG GTTCCATGTGTGTGCCCAGAGTTTGCCCTTTGGTCAGACAGTTGCTAAGAACCCCGTCTACTTTCTGCAGATGATATTGGATATGGCCGAATACGCCAATCAGCTCATCAGGCTCAGCAACAAAG GACTGATTTTAGGCAACAAGGCCCAGACTGGCATTATGCAGTATGAAGCAGTGGAGCtgcttttctgtctttccttcttGCTTGTGCTGTCACAACACCGTCCTCTCTACAAGGATCTGCTCCCAAACCTGCACAAAC CCTCTCTCTCAAATCATACTCTTGCTGCCGTGTGA